The Streptomyces kanamyceticus genome window below encodes:
- a CDS encoding DMT family transporter translates to MPVTVLLLSVGAACCLGFGFVLQQNAARHAPLSDFLSPRLLLDLMRVPRWLAGIGLMVCGMALGAVALGHGEVTLVEPLLATNLLFALALSRRQTGQQLGRQGWAGLTLLAGGVTAFIVAGQPRGGAAVTDPVRHWLIIGVMTGGALLLTAYAKRSRLSAGPALLALAAGLLYGVQDALTRVSGQRLSADGWAGLVTGWQPYGVIALGVAGLVLVQSAFETAPLRMSLPALTAAQPLAGIACGVGFLGDRLRADAGALAWEAGGLLGIVVGVVLLGMHPAMPRGGAAGEREFQRA, encoded by the coding sequence GTGCCGGTTACGGTCCTCCTCCTCTCCGTCGGCGCCGCCTGTTGCCTCGGCTTCGGCTTCGTACTCCAGCAGAACGCGGCGCGGCACGCGCCCCTGAGCGACTTCCTCTCGCCCCGGCTGCTGCTCGACCTGATGCGGGTGCCGCGCTGGCTCGCCGGGATCGGTCTGATGGTGTGCGGCATGGCGCTCGGCGCGGTCGCCCTCGGGCACGGCGAGGTGACGCTCGTCGAGCCGCTGCTCGCCACGAACCTGCTCTTCGCGCTCGCCCTCTCGCGCCGCCAGACCGGTCAGCAGCTCGGCCGCCAGGGCTGGGCCGGGCTCACGCTGCTCGCGGGCGGCGTCACGGCGTTCATCGTGGCGGGCCAGCCGCGCGGCGGGGCCGCGGTGACGGATCCGGTGCGGCACTGGCTGATCATCGGCGTGATGACCGGCGGCGCGCTGCTGCTCACGGCGTACGCCAAGCGGTCCCGCCTCAGCGCGGGCCCCGCCCTCCTCGCGCTCGCCGCCGGGCTCCTCTACGGCGTGCAGGACGCGTTGACGCGGGTGAGCGGGCAGCGGTTGTCCGCGGACGGCTGGGCGGGGCTTGTCACCGGGTGGCAGCCGTACGGGGTCATCGCGCTCGGCGTCGCGGGCCTCGTCCTCGTCCAGAGCGCCTTCGAGACGGCTCCGCTGCGGATGTCCCTGCCCGCGCTCACGGCGGCGCAGCCGTTGGCGGGGATCGCGTGCGGGGTCGGTTTCCTCGGCGACCGGCTGCGCGCGGACGCGGGGGCGCTCGCCTGGGAGGCGGGTGGGTTGCTGGGGATCGTGGTGGGGGTCGTGCTGTTGGGTATGCACCCGGCGATGCCGCGTGGGGGCGCGGCCGGGGAGCGGGAATTCCAGCGGGCGTGA
- a CDS encoding FAD-binding dehydrogenase, whose protein sequence is MAYDADVIVIGAGLAGLAATAELVDAGRRVILVDQEPEQSLGGQAHWSFGGLFFVDSPEQRRLRIKDSHALAMQDWLGTAGFDRPEDHWPRKWAEAYVDFAAGEKRSWLHGQGVRFFPVVGWAERGGYDAQGHGNSVPRFHITWGTGPGLLAPFVRRVREGVSRGLVQLKFRHRVSGLGRSAGAVDTVTGEVLEDSSVERGKASSREVTGSFEFRAQAVIVTSGGIGGNHDLVRANWPTRLGSPPEKMISGVPAHVDGRMLGIAEDAGARLINRDRMWHYTEGIENWHPIWDKHGIRILPGPSSLWLDARGHRLPVPLFPGFDTLGTLEHIMGTGYDYTWFVLNQRIIGKEFTLSGSEQNPDLTGKSVRGVIDRARAEVPGPVKAFMDHGADFVVEKDLGALVRGMNALTKEPLIDEAALRRTLAARDREIANPFTKDLQVTAIRGARKFLGDRLIRAAAPHRILDPKAGPLIAVRLNILTRKTLGGLETDLSSRVLTEGGKPLEGVYAAGEAAGFGGGGVHGYRSLEGTFLGGCLFSGRAAGRAAAAAVR, encoded by the coding sequence ATGGCGTACGACGCAGATGTGATCGTGATCGGGGCGGGGCTCGCCGGGCTCGCGGCGACCGCGGAGCTCGTCGACGCGGGCCGCCGGGTCATCCTCGTCGACCAGGAACCCGAGCAGTCGCTCGGCGGCCAGGCGCACTGGTCCTTCGGCGGGCTCTTCTTCGTCGACTCGCCGGAGCAGCGCCGCCTGCGGATCAAGGACTCGCACGCGCTGGCCATGCAGGACTGGCTGGGGACCGCCGGATTCGACCGTCCGGAGGACCACTGGCCGCGCAAGTGGGCCGAGGCGTACGTCGACTTCGCGGCCGGTGAGAAGCGGTCCTGGCTGCACGGGCAGGGCGTGCGGTTCTTCCCGGTCGTCGGCTGGGCCGAACGCGGCGGCTACGACGCGCAGGGGCACGGGAACTCGGTGCCGCGCTTCCACATCACCTGGGGGACGGGCCCCGGCCTGCTCGCGCCGTTCGTCCGCCGGGTGCGCGAAGGCGTGTCGCGGGGCCTGGTCCAGCTGAAGTTCCGGCACCGCGTCAGCGGCCTGGGGCGCAGCGCGGGCGCCGTCGACACGGTCACCGGCGAGGTCCTGGAGGACTCGTCCGTGGAGCGCGGCAAGGCCAGCAGCCGTGAGGTGACGGGATCCTTCGAGTTCCGGGCGCAGGCGGTGATCGTCACCTCCGGCGGCATCGGCGGCAACCACGATCTCGTACGCGCCAACTGGCCGACGCGGCTCGGCAGCCCGCCCGAGAAGATGATCTCCGGGGTGCCCGCGCACGTGGACGGCAGGATGCTCGGCATCGCCGAGGACGCGGGCGCGCGCCTGATCAACCGCGACCGCATGTGGCACTACACCGAGGGCATCGAGAACTGGCACCCCATCTGGGACAAGCACGGCATCCGCATCCTGCCAGGACCCTCCTCGCTCTGGCTGGACGCGCGCGGCCACCGCCTTCCCGTGCCGCTCTTCCCCGGCTTCGACACCCTCGGCACGCTCGAACACATCATGGGCACGGGGTACGACTACACGTGGTTCGTGCTCAACCAGCGCATCATCGGCAAGGAGTTCACGCTCAGCGGGTCCGAGCAGAACCCGGACCTGACCGGCAAGTCGGTGCGCGGGGTCATCGACCGGGCGCGGGCCGAAGTGCCCGGACCCGTCAAGGCGTTCATGGACCACGGCGCCGACTTCGTCGTCGAGAAGGACCTGGGCGCCCTCGTGCGCGGCATGAACGCGCTCACCAAGGAACCGCTGATCGACGAGGCCGCGCTGCGCCGCACCCTGGCCGCGCGCGACCGCGAGATCGCCAACCCGTTCACCAAGGACCTCCAGGTCACAGCCATCCGCGGGGCCCGCAAGTTCCTCGGCGACCGGCTCATCAGGGCCGCGGCCCCGCACCGGATCCTGGACCCCAAGGCGGGACCGCTGATCGCCGTGCGCCTCAACATCCTCACGCGCAAGACGCTAGGCGGCCTGGAGACCGACCTGTCCTCGCGGGTCCTGACCGAGGGTGGCAAGCCGCTGGAGGGTGTCTACGCGGCGGGCGAGGCCGCCGGGTTCGGCGGCGGGGGCGTGCACGGGTACCGCTCCCTGGAGGGCACCTTCCTCGGCGGCTGCCTCTTCTCGGGCCGTGCGGCGGGGCGCGCGGCGGCGGCCGCGGTGCGGTAG